The following are encoded in a window of Sinomonas cyclohexanicum genomic DNA:
- a CDS encoding NAD(P)/FAD-dependent oxidoreductase, which translates to MDENYEVIVVGGGFAGVAAARALGRKGVRVLLIDKNPYHQFQPLLYQVATVQLGVSEVARSLRDIFRGQPNVRVIVEEVTAVDPQAKRVTTSDGKAYEARFLVLASGAEANFFNTPGAEERTFPLYSVDDAVNLGGSLSMMLEDAEREDDGRPLNFVVIGGGPTGVETAGALAETVKYVLPDYFSPRLASRCSVHLVDMIPNVLNAFADKSKEYARRRLAGMGVQLHLGTPVSGIEEGKVALKDGTEIPADLVVWAGGLKAGPVVAGSGLPQGRGGRIDVNPDLTAPGVEGVYVLGDAANMTDAKGNNLPQLGSCALQAGTWAAKNILADIEGRGREPFAYFDKGYMAMVGRGAAVAEVGPGPKRLLLTGPLAFLGWLGVHVVLLSGTMQKIRAVATWPSDYISHRRSFVVLSRPDGTHH; encoded by the coding sequence GTGGACGAGAACTACGAAGTCATCGTGGTCGGCGGAGGGTTTGCGGGGGTCGCGGCGGCCCGCGCCCTCGGGCGCAAGGGCGTCCGGGTCCTCCTGATCGACAAGAACCCCTACCACCAGTTCCAGCCCCTGCTCTACCAGGTCGCCACTGTGCAGCTGGGGGTCTCCGAGGTGGCGCGCTCCCTGCGCGACATCTTCCGCGGACAGCCGAACGTGCGCGTCATCGTGGAGGAGGTCACCGCCGTCGACCCCCAGGCCAAGCGCGTCACCACCTCGGACGGCAAGGCCTACGAGGCGCGTTTCCTCGTCCTCGCCTCCGGTGCCGAGGCGAACTTCTTCAACACCCCCGGGGCCGAGGAACGCACGTTTCCGCTCTACTCGGTCGACGACGCGGTGAACCTCGGCGGCTCCCTCTCGATGATGCTCGAGGACGCGGAGCGCGAGGACGACGGCAGGCCCCTGAACTTCGTGGTGATCGGCGGCGGGCCCACCGGCGTCGAGACGGCAGGCGCCCTCGCGGAGACGGTCAAGTACGTCCTGCCGGACTACTTCTCCCCGCGTCTCGCCAGCCGCTGCAGCGTCCATCTCGTTGACATGATCCCGAACGTGCTCAATGCGTTCGCGGACAAGTCCAAGGAATACGCACGACGGCGGCTGGCCGGCATGGGCGTGCAGCTGCACCTCGGCACTCCGGTCTCGGGGATCGAGGAGGGCAAGGTCGCGCTCAAGGACGGCACGGAGATCCCGGCCGACCTCGTGGTGTGGGCGGGCGGGCTCAAGGCTGGGCCCGTCGTCGCCGGTTCGGGTCTGCCCCAGGGCCGCGGCGGGCGCATCGACGTCAACCCGGACCTGACCGCCCCAGGGGTCGAGGGCGTGTACGTGCTCGGCGACGCGGCGAACATGACCGATGCCAAGGGCAACAACCTCCCCCAGCTGGGGTCATGCGCCCTGCAGGCCGGCACGTGGGCGGCGAAGAACATCCTCGCGGACATCGAGGGCCGGGGCCGCGAGCCCTTCGCCTACTTCGACAAGGGCTACATGGCGATGGTGGGCCGCGGGGCGGCGGTCGCCGAGGTGGGCCCGGGCCCGAAGCGACTGCTCCTGACCGGGCCCCTCGCGTTCCTGGGATGGCTCGGGGTGCACGTCGTGCTGCTGTCCGGGACGATGCAGAAGATCCGCGCCGTGGCCACCTGGCCGAGCGACTACATCAGCCATCGCCGCTCGTTCGTGGTGCTCAGCCGCCCGGACGGGACGCACCACTAG
- a CDS encoding AMP-binding protein translates to MTVTEDFRAARDRLLELREDYDRARAEFEWPRFTEFNFALDWFDAVAADPARGNQLALVIVEQDGSSTRRSFAELSARSAQVANWLRAQGVKRGDHMIIMLGNQVELWELMLAGIKLGIVMIPTTTLMGRRDLEDRVERGGAQWVAVGEANAHKFDDVPGAYRVIVIGGATTGASLERDALDYADSSSADTAFVPGAPTRADETLLLYFTSGTTSRAKLVEHTHTSYPVGHLSTMYWIGLEPGDVHLNVASPGWAKHAWSNVFTPWIAEATVFIYNYERFDASALMAQMDAEGVTSFCAPPTVWRMLIQSDLTRLKAPPRKVVSAGEPLNAEVIGQVEKAWGVTIRDGFGQTETTVQIANCPGQPVTVGAMGKPLPGYDVVLLDPATGEEADDGELCLRLDPHPVGLMIGYHGDPEKTADAFRDGYYHTGDMATRDADGVITYVGRGDDVFKSSDYRLSPFELESVLIEHPAVAEAAVVPSPDEVKLSVPKAFVVLAGGYEPGPDVAEEILRFCRAQLAPFKRIRRIEFAELPKTISGKIRRVELRHSEEARHGAPEASAGQVPAAGGFGIEYSEADFPSLKD, encoded by the coding sequence ATGACTGTCACCGAGGACTTCCGGGCTGCCCGGGACAGGCTGCTCGAGCTCCGCGAGGACTACGACCGGGCGCGCGCCGAGTTCGAGTGGCCCCGCTTCACCGAGTTCAACTTCGCGCTCGACTGGTTCGACGCCGTCGCCGCCGACCCGGCGCGCGGCAACCAGCTTGCACTCGTCATCGTCGAGCAGGACGGCAGCTCGACGCGCCGCTCGTTCGCCGAGCTCTCGGCGCGCTCCGCGCAGGTCGCGAACTGGCTCCGCGCCCAGGGGGTCAAGCGCGGGGACCACATGATCATCATGCTCGGCAACCAAGTCGAGCTCTGGGAGCTCATGCTCGCCGGGATCAAGCTCGGGATCGTCATGATCCCCACGACCACGCTCATGGGCCGCCGCGACCTCGAGGACCGGGTGGAGCGGGGCGGCGCCCAGTGGGTGGCCGTCGGCGAGGCGAATGCGCACAAGTTCGACGACGTGCCCGGCGCCTACCGCGTCATCGTCATCGGAGGCGCGACGACGGGTGCGAGCCTCGAGCGGGACGCCCTCGACTATGCGGACTCGTCCAGCGCGGACACGGCCTTCGTCCCCGGCGCCCCCACCCGGGCCGACGAGACCCTCCTGCTCTACTTCACCTCCGGCACCACGAGCCGGGCCAAGCTCGTGGAGCACACCCACACGTCGTACCCCGTGGGCCACCTCTCGACGATGTACTGGATCGGCCTCGAGCCCGGGGACGTCCACCTCAACGTCGCCTCGCCCGGCTGGGCGAAGCACGCGTGGTCCAACGTGTTCACGCCGTGGATCGCCGAGGCCACGGTGTTCATCTACAACTACGAGCGGTTCGACGCCTCCGCCCTCATGGCCCAGATGGACGCCGAGGGCGTGACGAGCTTCTGCGCCCCGCCCACCGTCTGGCGCATGCTCATCCAGTCCGACTTGACCCGCCTGAAGGCCCCGCCGCGCAAGGTGGTCTCCGCCGGGGAGCCGCTCAACGCCGAGGTCATCGGCCAGGTCGAGAAGGCCTGGGGAGTCACGATCCGCGACGGCTTCGGGCAGACCGAGACCACCGTCCAGATAGCCAACTGCCCGGGCCAGCCCGTCACCGTCGGCGCGATGGGAAAGCCGCTGCCGGGCTACGACGTCGTGCTCCTTGACCCCGCCACCGGCGAGGAGGCGGACGACGGCGAGCTGTGCCTCCGCCTCGACCCCCACCCGGTGGGGCTCATGATCGGCTACCACGGCGACCCGGAGAAGACGGCCGACGCGTTCCGCGACGGCTACTACCACACCGGGGACATGGCCACGCGGGACGCCGACGGCGTCATCACCTACGTGGGCCGCGGCGACGACGTGTTCAAGTCCTCGGACTACCGGCTCTCGCCGTTCGAGCTCGAGAGCGTGCTGATCGAGCACCCCGCGGTGGCGGAGGCCGCCGTCGTGCCCTCGCCGGACGAGGTGAAGCTCTCGGTGCCGAAGGCGTTCGTGGTCCTCGCGGGCGGGTACGAGCCGGGGCCGGACGTCGCGGAGGAGATCCTGCGGTTCTGCCGCGCGCAGCTGGCGCCGTTCAAGCGGATCCGGCGCATCGAGTTCGCCGAGCTGCCCAAGACCATCTCGGGCAAGATCCGCCGGGTCGAACTGCGGCACAGTGAGGAGGCGCGGCACGGTGCCCCCGAGGCGTCGGCGGGTCAGGTCCCGGCGGCGGGCGGGTTCGGCATCGAGTACTCCGAGGCCGACTTCCCGTCCCTGAAGGACTAG
- a CDS encoding acyl-CoA thioesterase, producing the protein MTHDAAPHPGPASPPGAAAAAGNEVTLRFLAAPTDKGHSGSVDAGTVLEWVDKAAYAAAVGWAKAYCVTAYVGNIHFADPVNVGDMVEVTATIVYTGRTSMHIRTVVSSGDPKGGTPTMRSQCLVIFVAVGDDGRPVEVPRWVPRTEAEREAEEHAVARIAVRDEIVASMKRQEYTDAGTAERVVLRFLAAPTDVNWGGKVHGGTVMKWIDEAAYVCASRYCGRDAVAVFSGGVRFYRPLLIGDVVEVEARLVYTGTKGMHIAVHVRSGSPKGRELNLTTYCLTVMVARDETGTAVPVPRWVPVSDEDKRLWEHARELLEIRGRAPGGRLPNHMLGA; encoded by the coding sequence GTGACGCACGACGCCGCCCCGCATCCCGGCCCCGCCTCGCCTCCCGGGGCGGCAGCCGCCGCGGGCAACGAGGTCACCCTCCGCTTCCTCGCCGCCCCGACGGACAAGGGCCACTCCGGGTCGGTGGACGCGGGAACGGTCCTCGAGTGGGTCGACAAGGCCGCGTACGCGGCCGCGGTGGGCTGGGCCAAGGCGTACTGCGTGACCGCGTACGTGGGCAACATCCACTTCGCGGACCCGGTCAACGTGGGCGACATGGTCGAGGTCACGGCCACGATCGTCTACACGGGCCGCACGTCGATGCACATCCGCACGGTGGTCTCCTCGGGCGACCCCAAGGGCGGCACCCCCACAATGCGCAGCCAGTGCCTCGTGATCTTCGTGGCCGTCGGGGACGACGGGCGCCCGGTCGAGGTCCCCCGGTGGGTCCCGCGGACGGAGGCCGAGCGCGAGGCGGAGGAGCACGCCGTCGCCCGTATCGCGGTGCGCGACGAGATCGTCGCGTCGATGAAGCGCCAGGAGTACACGGACGCCGGGACCGCCGAGCGGGTGGTGCTGCGGTTCCTCGCCGCGCCGACGGACGTGAACTGGGGCGGCAAGGTCCATGGCGGCACGGTCATGAAGTGGATCGACGAGGCCGCGTATGTGTGCGCGTCGCGGTACTGCGGGAGGGACGCGGTGGCCGTGTTCTCCGGCGGGGTGCGGTTCTACCGGCCGCTGCTCATCGGCGACGTCGTGGAAGTCGAAGCCCGGCTGGTGTACACGGGCACCAAGGGCATGCACATCGCGGTCCACGTCCGCTCGGGCTCGCCGAAGGGCCGCGAGTTGAATCTGACCACGTACTGCCTCACCGTCATGGTGGCCCGCGACGAGACCGGCACCGCCGTCCCGGTCCCCCGCTGGGTGCCCGTCTCCGACGAGGACAAGCGGCTGTGGGAGCACGCCCGCGAGCTCCTCGAGATCCGCGGACGAGCGCCCGGCGGGCGCCTGCCGAACCACATGCTCGGGGCGTAG
- a CDS encoding ArsR/SmtB family transcription factor, translated as MVVDQKPRDFTDEEIDRIFGALADATRRDILRQSMLGEQSVSGLAKNYAMSFAAVQKHVAVLERALLVTKERRGREQIVHSNPAAIRRAARLLERYEELWRDRIARIGAILDAEPGQSRTDQGTLP; from the coding sequence ATGGTTGTAGATCAGAAACCCCGAGACTTCACCGACGAGGAGATCGACCGGATCTTCGGCGCCCTCGCGGACGCCACGCGCAGGGACATCCTGAGGCAGTCCATGCTCGGAGAGCAGTCCGTCTCGGGACTCGCCAAGAACTACGCCATGAGCTTCGCGGCCGTGCAGAAGCACGTCGCGGTGCTCGAACGGGCACTGCTCGTCACGAAGGAGCGGCGCGGGAGGGAGCAGATCGTGCACTCGAATCCCGCGGCGATCCGCAGGGCGGCGCGCCTCCTCGAGCGGTATGAGGAGCTGTGGCGCGACCGCATCGCCCGCATTGGGGCCATCCTCGACGCGGAGCCAGGACAGTCACGCACCGACCAAGGGACACTGCCATGA
- a CDS encoding glutaminase — translation MAVAAAARPVSNAIGPSGLGLGGVLEDLVRQHRPASMLGSVPQSIPHLAGADFRSFGIAVAMVSGEVFSAGDAAVPFSIQSISKVFSLALALGHEGGPELWSRVHREPSGTAFNSLVQLDAEGGIPRNPFINAGALVVTDHLIDAFGDASEEVLRLLASPSGRGAVNTEAVQSELSRSERNFALAHFLADLGNLRNPPAAVVRHYVRQCSIEMSCNDVALAGLFLANDGVGPTGQRVVSPSVAKRIGAVMLTCGMYDAAGEFAYRVGLPSKSGVGGGILTIVPGVGSVCVWSPRLDAHGNSLAGASALAELSDRTGWSIF, via the coding sequence ATGGCGGTCGCCGCCGCCGCGCGTCCAGTCAGCAATGCCATCGGACCCAGCGGCCTCGGGCTCGGCGGTGTCCTCGAGGACCTCGTCCGGCAGCACCGGCCCGCAAGCATGCTCGGTTCCGTTCCCCAGTCCATCCCGCACCTGGCGGGGGCCGACTTCAGGAGCTTCGGGATCGCCGTGGCCATGGTCTCGGGAGAGGTCTTCTCGGCGGGGGATGCTGCAGTCCCCTTCTCGATCCAGAGCATCTCCAAGGTGTTCTCCCTCGCCTTGGCCCTCGGGCACGAGGGCGGTCCAGAACTCTGGTCACGAGTCCACCGCGAGCCCTCGGGCACCGCCTTCAACTCTCTCGTGCAGCTCGACGCCGAGGGCGGCATACCCCGGAATCCCTTCATCAATGCGGGGGCGCTGGTGGTGACGGACCACCTCATCGACGCGTTCGGGGACGCAAGCGAGGAGGTGCTCCGGCTCCTGGCCTCCCCCTCCGGACGCGGTGCGGTCAACACCGAGGCGGTCCAGTCCGAGCTGTCCAGGAGCGAGCGCAACTTCGCCCTCGCGCATTTCCTCGCGGACCTCGGCAATCTCCGGAATCCCCCCGCTGCCGTCGTCCGGCACTACGTCCGCCAGTGCTCCATCGAGATGTCGTGCAACGACGTCGCCCTCGCCGGGCTGTTCCTGGCGAACGACGGCGTGGGGCCCACCGGGCAGCGGGTCGTCTCCCCGTCCGTCGCCAAGCGCATAGGGGCAGTCATGCTCACGTGCGGGATGTACGATGCGGCCGGCGAGTTCGCCTACCGCGTCGGACTGCCGAGCAAGAGCGGCGTCGGCGGAGGCATCCTCACCATCGTGCCGGGGGTGGGCTCCGTCTGCGTGTGGAGCCCGCGCCTCGACGCCCACGGCAATTCCCTCGCGGGGGCCTCGGCGCTCGCTGAGCTCTCGGATCGGACCGGCTGGTCCATCTTCTGA
- a CDS encoding PucR family transcriptional regulator, translating into MSPTINDILADLPPGWARLRLDAAGTDQDINRVLVLDADDTDANPDVHSALVCLIGARGRAAVPVVARLVEAGPVAVAVKTAGDQAPEAEELCKAGGVGLLLVAPDAPWDQIVSIAKSRVEDIEPQAAAMALLEEDLFALAQTIARVTSSHVVIEDAANRVLAYSTLSNNIDELRMASILTRRGPREYELMLKDLGAYREMHRTRGVVRVPARPEQQLRERAAIAIFAGDRIMGYIWLQETGSGFSDDVAYALTGAARRAASELIRYRNQQSVNMHEDRIDRLLSGPAEAAACAKTLGVAADTPSSLLLVGVSHADALAEDAELVHGQLADLVALHAAAFKGSSIVGQYEGRTAVGIPALAARTAVAALRSLGSLIVADARRHLGVTAFVAVGRVVPGLTALHSTRAETSAVMDCLIRRNDVQVAMIEDVETEVLLHEAVTRFASSGFRHRALTELLTEDRELAETLAGYFEASMDVTACAQAMQVHRNTVYYRVGKASRLTGLDFGDPAHATIVQLHLGLWARGALDGAGAAS; encoded by the coding sequence GTGAGCCCAACGATCAACGACATCCTCGCGGATCTCCCGCCAGGATGGGCAAGACTCAGGCTGGACGCGGCGGGCACGGATCAGGACATCAACCGAGTCCTGGTGCTCGATGCCGACGATACGGACGCGAATCCTGACGTGCACTCCGCACTCGTGTGCCTCATCGGGGCACGGGGACGGGCGGCCGTCCCGGTCGTCGCGCGGCTCGTCGAGGCGGGCCCCGTAGCGGTGGCCGTCAAGACCGCTGGAGACCAGGCACCCGAGGCCGAGGAGCTCTGCAAGGCCGGTGGCGTCGGCCTCCTCCTCGTTGCCCCGGACGCGCCGTGGGACCAGATCGTCTCGATAGCGAAGTCCCGCGTCGAAGACATCGAACCGCAGGCCGCCGCCATGGCCCTCCTCGAGGAGGACCTGTTCGCCCTGGCCCAGACCATTGCCAGAGTCACGTCGAGCCACGTCGTGATCGAGGACGCTGCGAATCGGGTCCTCGCGTACTCGACGCTGTCGAACAACATCGACGAACTCCGCATGGCCTCGATCCTGACCCGCCGCGGGCCGCGCGAGTACGAGCTCATGCTCAAGGACCTCGGCGCCTACCGCGAGATGCACCGCACGCGCGGCGTGGTCCGTGTGCCGGCCCGGCCGGAGCAGCAGCTGCGCGAGCGGGCCGCGATCGCCATCTTCGCCGGGGACAGGATCATGGGCTACATCTGGCTCCAGGAGACCGGTTCGGGTTTCAGCGATGACGTCGCCTACGCCCTGACCGGTGCGGCCCGGCGCGCCGCATCCGAGCTGATCAGGTACAGGAACCAGCAGTCCGTCAACATGCACGAGGACCGCATCGACCGGCTGCTGTCGGGGCCCGCCGAGGCGGCGGCCTGCGCCAAGACCCTCGGCGTGGCAGCCGATACGCCCTCCTCCCTGCTCCTCGTCGGGGTGTCTCATGCGGACGCTTTGGCCGAGGACGCCGAGCTCGTCCACGGACAGCTCGCCGACCTTGTCGCACTGCACGCCGCCGCGTTCAAGGGCTCCTCGATCGTCGGCCAGTACGAGGGCCGCACGGCCGTAGGGATCCCTGCGCTGGCGGCACGCACCGCCGTCGCGGCCCTGCGCTCGCTCGGCAGCCTGATCGTGGCCGACGCGAGAAGGCATCTGGGCGTCACGGCGTTTGTCGCGGTCGGCCGGGTCGTCCCCGGGCTCACCGCCCTGCATTCCACGCGTGCCGAGACCTCCGCAGTGATGGACTGCCTCATCCGCCGCAATGACGTCCAGGTCGCGATGATCGAGGACGTCGAGACGGAGGTCCTCCTGCACGAGGCCGTCACGCGCTTCGCATCCTCCGGTTTCCGGCACCGGGCCCTGACGGAACTGCTCACCGAAGACCGGGAGCTCGCCGAAACCCTCGCCGGCTACTTCGAGGCATCGATGGACGTGACCGCGTGCGCGCAGGCCATGCAGGTGCACCGGAACACCGTGTACTACAGGGTGGGCAAGGCTTCGCGCCTCACCGGGTTGGACTTCGGGGATCCCGCGCACGCCACGATCGTCCAGCTCCACCTCGGCCTCTGGGCCCGCGGGGCGCTCGACGGCGCGGGGGCGGCGTCGTGA
- a CDS encoding acyl-CoA dehydrogenase family protein, translating into MLQAPESPLRAAAAPTAPPFPDADLMRVTDLLPPDERARLAGIRAVLQEDIRPLTAAFWNREEFPFGLLPRLAALGLGRLQTDGSSRLFTGLAYMEVARADVSLSALVGIHNELVVGMINDLGSEAQKARWLPGLESFTALGAFALTEPDHGSDIAGGLATTASHDGDGWVLHGAKRWIGAGTIADFALVWARDTADGAVKAFIVETDRPGFTATKIENKIGLRIMQNADIVLDGVRVPDANLLPGATAFSQANELLRDSRAWVGWQAAGIQLGAFDIARAYALERLQFGHQLAGFQLIQQQLSEILGNAHASLSLMVGLARIQEDGHLEMVQSAMAKATTTRLARASVALGRSILGGNGITTDYEMAKLFGDAEVLYTYEGTYEINSLIVARAVTGKSAFV; encoded by the coding sequence ATGCTCCAGGCACCAGAATCGCCGCTCCGAGCCGCCGCAGCACCGACGGCCCCGCCCTTCCCCGACGCCGACCTCATGCGCGTCACGGACCTCCTGCCACCGGACGAGCGGGCCCGGCTCGCGGGGATCCGCGCGGTCCTGCAGGAGGACATCCGGCCGCTCACCGCGGCGTTCTGGAACCGGGAGGAGTTCCCGTTCGGCCTCCTGCCCCGGCTCGCCGCGCTCGGCCTCGGCCGGCTGCAGACGGACGGGTCCTCCCGCCTGTTCACGGGCCTCGCGTACATGGAGGTGGCGCGCGCGGACGTCTCGCTGTCCGCGCTCGTGGGGATCCACAACGAGCTCGTGGTCGGCATGATCAACGACCTCGGCTCCGAGGCGCAGAAGGCGCGGTGGCTGCCGGGCCTCGAGTCCTTCACCGCCCTCGGCGCGTTCGCGCTCACGGAGCCGGACCACGGCTCGGACATCGCCGGGGGGCTCGCCACGACGGCGTCGCACGACGGCGACGGCTGGGTCCTGCACGGAGCGAAACGATGGATCGGGGCCGGCACCATCGCGGACTTCGCACTGGTCTGGGCAAGGGACACCGCGGACGGAGCGGTGAAAGCCTTCATCGTCGAGACCGACAGGCCCGGGTTCACGGCCACCAAGATCGAGAACAAGATCGGGCTGCGGATCATGCAGAACGCGGACATCGTGCTCGACGGCGTGCGCGTGCCGGATGCGAACCTCCTGCCGGGTGCGACCGCGTTCTCCCAGGCCAACGAGCTCCTGCGCGACTCCCGCGCGTGGGTGGGCTGGCAGGCCGCGGGGATCCAGCTCGGCGCGTTCGACATCGCGCGGGCCTACGCCCTCGAACGCCTCCAGTTCGGGCACCAGCTCGCGGGCTTCCAGCTCATCCAGCAGCAGCTCTCCGAGATCCTCGGCAACGCGCACGCGTCGCTGTCCCTCATGGTCGGGCTCGCGCGGATCCAGGAGGACGGCCACCTCGAGATGGTCCAGTCGGCGATGGCGAAGGCGACCACCACCCGGCTCGCGCGGGCATCCGTGGCGCTCGGCCGGTCCATCCTCGGCGGCAACGGGATCACCACGGACTACGAGATGGCCAAGCTGTTCGGCGACGCCGAGGTCCTCTACACGTACGAGGGCACCTATGAGATCAACTCCCTCATCGTCGCCAGGGCCGTGACGGGGAAGTCCGCCTTCGTCTAG
- a CDS encoding SRPBCC family protein: protein MTFVSSTTDTENLTLTLVTEFTADPARVWQVWEDPRQLERWWGPPTWPATFATHDFTPGGRCHYFMTGPDGETAHGWWRFIAIDEPRRLEIEDGFANEDGSPTDPEDSATFVVTLEDSGGGTRMTTVSAFRTLGQLERMLAMGMEEGMKQASGQIDAILAEVREDTASRADSAATEDSVR, encoded by the coding sequence ATGACGTTCGTCAGCAGCACCACGGACACCGAGAACCTCACCCTCACGCTCGTCACAGAGTTCACCGCAGACCCCGCCCGCGTGTGGCAGGTGTGGGAGGATCCACGCCAGCTCGAGCGCTGGTGGGGGCCGCCCACGTGGCCCGCCACGTTCGCCACGCACGACTTCACGCCGGGCGGCCGCTGCCACTACTTCATGACCGGCCCGGACGGCGAGACGGCCCACGGCTGGTGGCGCTTCATCGCCATCGACGAGCCGCGGCGCCTCGAGATCGAGGACGGCTTCGCGAACGAGGACGGCTCCCCCACCGACCCGGAGGACTCGGCCACCTTCGTCGTCACCCTCGAAGACTCGGGCGGCGGGACGCGCATGACGACGGTCTCCGCCTTCCGCACCCTCGGGCAGCTCGAGCGCATGCTCGCGATGGGCATGGAGGAGGGCATGAAGCAGGCCTCCGGCCAGATCGACGCGATCCTCGCCGAGGTGAGGGAGGACACTGCGTCGAGGGCAGACTCTGCGGCGACGGAGGACTCAGTCCGCTAG
- a CDS encoding cobalamin-independent methionine synthase II family protein → MPNAAHNTAPNALHNTDFIQTTHAGSLPRTPALLAANAAQAENPGDTEAFERLLSDSVVGIVAQQLDAGLTIVNDGEYGHTMSNSVDYGAWWNYSYARLGGLTQGGVDRWQMTEQIRSEPGKIRLTTMRDRRDRVRFEEAYNDPNSFILTGRKAVPQPTITGPVTYIGQDLVRRDVTNLVGALEAQEATAGFLPALSPGSASRLANEYYKTDEELLFACADAMREEYKAIIDAGLTVQIDDPSIAENWDMINPEPTVEDYLAFTKLRVEALNHAIRGLPPEQIRFHLCWGSWHGPHTTDIPFKDLAETMLSINAGSYSFEAANVRHEHEWKVWRDLDLPEDKVIVPGVVSHATNVVEHPELVADRIERFAQIVGRERVIASTDCGLGGRVHPQIAWAKLEALTEGAKIATERLWG, encoded by the coding sequence ATGCCAAACGCTGCGCACAACACGGCTCCGAACGCCCTGCACAACACGGACTTCATCCAGACCACGCACGCCGGCTCGCTGCCGCGCACTCCCGCGCTGCTCGCGGCCAACGCCGCCCAGGCCGAGAACCCCGGGGACACCGAGGCGTTCGAGCGGCTGCTCTCCGATTCCGTCGTGGGGATCGTGGCGCAGCAGCTCGACGCCGGCCTGACGATCGTCAACGACGGCGAGTACGGCCACACGATGTCCAACTCCGTGGACTACGGCGCCTGGTGGAACTACTCGTACGCCCGGCTCGGCGGCCTCACGCAGGGCGGCGTCGACCGGTGGCAGATGACCGAGCAGATCCGCTCCGAGCCCGGCAAGATCCGCCTCACCACGATGCGCGACCGCCGCGACCGTGTGCGCTTCGAAGAGGCGTACAACGACCCGAACTCGTTCATCCTCACCGGCCGCAAGGCCGTCCCGCAGCCGACCATCACGGGCCCGGTCACCTACATCGGCCAGGATCTGGTCCGCCGCGACGTCACGAACCTCGTCGGCGCGCTCGAGGCGCAGGAGGCCACTGCCGGCTTCCTCCCGGCGCTCTCCCCCGGCTCCGCGTCCCGCCTGGCCAACGAGTACTACAAGACCGACGAGGAACTCCTCTTCGCGTGCGCGGATGCCATGCGCGAGGAGTACAAGGCGATCATCGACGCGGGACTCACTGTCCAGATCGACGACCCGTCCATCGCCGAGAACTGGGACATGATCAACCCGGAGCCCACGGTCGAGGACTACCTCGCGTTCACGAAGCTCCGCGTCGAGGCCCTCAACCACGCGATCCGCGGCCTCCCGCCGGAGCAGATCCGCTTCCACCTGTGCTGGGGCTCGTGGCACGGCCCGCACACCACGGACATCCCGTTCAAGGACCTCGCCGAGACGATGCTCTCGATCAACGCGGGCTCGTACTCGTTCGAGGCGGCCAACGTCCGGCACGAGCACGAGTGGAAGGTCTGGCGCGACCTCGACCTGCCCGAGGACAAGGTCATCGTCCCAGGCGTCGTCTCGCACGCGACCAATGTGGTGGAGCACCCCGAGCTCGTCGCCGACCGGATTGAGCGGTTCGCGCAGATCGTGGGCCGCGAGCGCGTCATCGCCTCCACGGACTGCGGGCTCGGCGGCCGCGTGCACCCGCAGATCGCGTGGGCCAAGCTCGAGGCGCTCACCGAGGGCGCGAAGATCGCCACCGAGCGGCTCTGGGGCTGA